The following proteins are co-located in the Alcaligenes faecalis genome:
- a CDS encoding class I SAM-dependent methyltransferase: protein MYSDPWLDRWLPLIAQREISSPVLEIGCGFGDDTLTLTQAGLKVMAFDLSPECVAIALQRASEALIECRDTRGPWPEAANNLELVLASLSLHYFPWDETQAIVRRIWNSLRPGALFLCRLNSTEDVNFGAGQGELIEANFYCDQGNCKRFFDQASVEQLFGVEWRRISVQHMTSHKYIKQKAMWELVLEKGQLPG, encoded by the coding sequence ATGTATTCGGACCCTTGGCTTGATCGCTGGTTACCCTTGATCGCTCAACGTGAAATTTCTTCGCCGGTACTGGAGATAGGCTGTGGTTTTGGTGACGATACGTTGACCTTGACCCAGGCAGGATTGAAGGTGATGGCTTTTGACCTCTCACCCGAATGTGTGGCAATCGCGCTGCAACGCGCTTCCGAGGCGTTGATTGAGTGCAGGGATACGCGAGGTCCCTGGCCGGAGGCGGCGAACAATCTTGAGCTGGTCCTGGCCAGCTTGTCCCTGCATTATTTTCCATGGGATGAAACCCAGGCCATTGTGCGCAGAATCTGGAATAGCTTGCGGCCTGGTGCTTTGTTTTTATGTCGTCTGAACTCCACCGAGGATGTGAACTTCGGTGCCGGGCAGGGCGAGTTGATTGAAGCCAACTTCTATTGCGACCAAGGCAATTGCAAGCGTTTCTTTGATCAGGCCAGCGTAGAGCAGTTATTTGGGGTCGAATGGCGCCGGATTTCTGTTCAGCACATGACATCGCACAAATATATAAAGCAAAAAGCGATGTGGGAGCTGGTGTTGGAAAAAGGGCAGTTGCCAGGCTGA